Part of the Trichoderma asperellum chromosome 1, complete sequence genome is shown below.
ACTACCCGATACGGACGAACATACCACTATATGACGATATCGTTGAAAATATTGACAGATGTTTGAAGATGGTGGAttgggaaagagaagatggagaccACATAGAAGTCTCTAGTCAACCAGAGCATCGCCCTTGGATCAGATTTTTGTGAGCCAATCCAAGGGCATTTGAACACTAGATGGGCGACTCAGCTAAAAGTTTCCTAGATCCCCACTCAGGACCAATTTCTCTAGATACAATGAAGAGCAGATTCACCAGAGCTACTATCATCGATTCACGTTATACGATTGGCTAGTGCGTCCGCCTTCCTGGTGTTCAGATTATCATGCAGATACAGAAGTATCTCACGCATTAGTGATTGTTTCTGATACGATCACGCCTCCTGATAGTCGCCTATTGAGGAGTGAGGTGCTATTTGCTGCTATGGTATTGAGAGAGGGTCTGGCACAACTGTTTTGGCAGAAACATTATACTCTCCCCGTAGGTGCTTCTACCAGCGCTCAAAGAAGCTTTACTAACACCGTATCAACCTTTGTTTTTAGTTATTGATGATATCTTTTAATAAGACAGGCTGTCGTATACTCCATATTCATTTTGAGAATACGATACTTCATATCAGGGCCTCTCGTCCTTTGAATCTGGTTGGCAGTGATGGTACTGTGCCCCCGGACGGGCTATTTGTAGCCCGGTGGCTTATGGCCCAACCCGCCGGCGAGACTCGGTTTTCTAAAATAATGTGAAAATACAAGAAAATACGATTAGCGTGAGCTTTAAAGTCATGGGACATTTGGGCCCTTGGCTCTAACAAGTACATGGgaggaagttttttttttttttaactagcAAATGATTATTTAAGTGACGGCTGTCCATGTTCTTCTGCGATTGAATGATGGAAAGAAGTTGTAGGAATTCATAGAACCTATTTCTAATAGGTTGTTGGATGTTGATTAGTTGCTCGTTTATTCTGGCGTGATGATAGATATCTCTATAATCTGCCATATCTAAATGGGGATAAATGCCAGCTCGGAGATATAATTACTGTCTAAGTCCCAACGTCAACCATGAACCAAtgtaaatttatttactctttttGTGTAATTTCTTTCAATTGTTCTGATTAATGTGACTGAACCAGCGCCGCTTACCTACTGCATTATGCGCAAGTGGTACGTACCTACAAATGCACTAAAACTTACGACTGCGAACGAAGCGCCAGCTCAACTGAGTCTCCAATGCTACGAATTGCAGCGTCTCGCAGTCATGGCAAGAAAACTGCCATGGAAAAGGACATCCGAGTCCTCCACAAGCAATACGGCAGGAAGAACAGCAGCTCAAAGCCCCAGGGAGCATCCTTCAGGCTTAAGATCGACGGCGCAAGATGACAGCCGTGATATCTTGCGAACGCCAGTGTCGCGTAGATACCAGCGCGTTTTGGATTCAGGTATGAAAAAAGAACATATGTTCTCTAAACCAAGCGCTAATACAGCGAATTGTCTGTAGATCCTATCCGAAGTCCGTCTACTTCGCCTCCTCCAGAGCGGCCTCATGAAGAGTACGCGTCCAAAACCTCCATCTCATTTTATGCTGCGTGAAACCGCCCATTTTGTGGATGCGCGCCCTTTCATTCCACGTATCAGGTTGACTTACTGACTTATCCCCTGTTAGATTCATGATTCTAGGGCCACTCAATGATGATAAGTACAGGATGGTCGATGATGAGTTTCTGCACATCGCTCAGCGCTTCACGGCGCATCTCCATCGTGCAGAGTACGATCGCCTCAAAGCACTAGCCAAGGCTCAAAATGCGGCTACCATTCGCGAGATTGAGTGGCCAGTCGTGGTAGACGCAGTGCCAACTATGAGAgcaaggcagagaagcgaTTTGGCTCAGCGGGACATGAAGCAGCGTAAGACACTGGAGGGTGACGGAGAAGCAAGGGACGATGAGAGTGTGCTGCCGTCTCTGGCGAGAACAAATCTGCGGGGCTTGATGGAGGCACCGAGGCGGGAGGGCAGGATTATTATGCCTTCTGCAAgtgcttcatcgtcatcgagtAGGACGAGAGCGGCTGCGGGCTATTCGAGCAAATCCTCGCCACAGCGGGATCATCGAAGCCGTGCGAGATCACCGCCAACATcaatgccatcatcctccAAAAGGATCAAGTTTGAACCGCCCTCTCATATACGCCCAAGTACGACGTCGCGCAGAACCGTTTTACCAAATCCCCATACAAGCCCTCAGGCcacatcctcatcctctacAGGAACGGCTCACAAAAAGATTCCTCACTCAGATCGTAAAAATGATGATCGTCAATCTATTGACGGTCTTGACGAG
Proteins encoded:
- a CDS encoding uncharacterized protein (EggNog:ENOG41); the protein is MARKLPWKRTSESSTSNTAGRTAAQSPREHPSGLRSTAQDDSRDILRTPVSRRYQRVLDSDPIRSPSTSPPPERPHEEFMILGPLNDDKYRMVDDEFLHIAQRFTAHLHRAEYDRLKALAKAQNAATIREIEWPVVVDAVPTMRARQRSDLAQRDMKQRKTLEGDGEARDDESVLPSLARTNLRGLMEAPRREGRIIMPSASASSSSSRTRAAAGYSSKSSPQRDHRSRARSPPTSMPSSSKRIKFEPPSHIRPSTTSRRTVLPNPHTSPQATSSSSTGTAHKKIPHSDRKNDDRQSIDGLDELDDDLFGLHKRMMNRKKSREQFKRPEVKQEAKQEPKTIDLGSIPSFL